The genomic window AAGGACTACCTGCACCGCGCGGGCCGGACGGCGCGCGCCGGTGGCAAGGGTGCCGTCGTCACGCTCGTGCTGCCGCACCAGCGGCGCGGGATGATGCGGATGGCCGAGTCCGCCGGTGTCAAGGCCGAGCCGGTTCGGGCCCGTCCGGGCGACGAGCTGGTCACCGAGTTGACCGGCGGCAGCAGGCCGTCCGGGTTCCCGGTGAAGCTGCCGGCGCCGAAGCCGCAGCGCTTCGGCAAGGGCGGCGGCGGCAAGCGGTTCGGCGGCAGCCGTCCGGGCCGCGACAGCCGCGGCGGCAGCGGTCCGCGCCGCAACGGCGGCGGCCCCCGTCGTACCGACGGAAAGTCCTACCAGCACTGAGGTCGATGACGGGTTGTGTCACCGGTGGCCTGCTACAAGGCGCCATCGGTGGCACAACCCGTCAGCCGTCCAGCACCGCCCAGAGCCGGGCCAGGACGGTGGCGATCTCGTCGGCGTCCAGAGGGATCAGCTCGAGCATCAGCTCGCCCTCGGACATCCGGTCCGTCATCACGTAGATCGGCGGCGTACCGGCTTCGAGCTCGGTGGCGACACGCTTGGCGTCGTCGACCTTGAGCAGGACCCGCGACACCTGCAGGCCGGTCGGATCCGGTACCGCCTCGACGGAGACGCCCGGCATCCGGGACACCGCGGCCACGAACGCGTCCACCTTCGCGTGCTCGTCCGCCTGCCACTTCACCCGGTCGAACGCCTGCCACTCCTCGAGCGCCGCGAGGACGCCGACGATCGCCTCCTTCGTCGGCTTCATCACCCGGCCGATGCCGTTCTCCTGCGCTCTCAGCGCCTGGACCAGCGACCACGTCCCGGCGGCCAGTCCGGCGGTCGGTGAACCGAGGTACTTCTGTCCGCTGACCAGCACCAGATCCGCGCCGGTCGCGAGCAGGTCCGCGATCCGCGGGAACTGCGCCGCCCCGTCGACGATCGCCGGTACGCCGCGGCGGTGCGCGGCCTTGATCGCCGCCGCCAGGTCGATCGGCTCGCCGCGGGTGAGCCGCGACGACACCAGCATCAGGCACGCCACGTCCGGCCCGTCGAGCTCGGCCTCCAGGTCGGCGATCGTGCAGCCGTCCTCGTCGCCGGCCAGGTCCACCTGCGCACCGGCGAGCCGGATGCCCTGCAGGTTCGAGTGCCCGTAGTCGACCACGTGGCAGGCCGGCAGTACGACGCGGTTGTGCATGTCGGTTGCGTCCGGCAACGCCGAGGTACGGCGTGGATCGCCACCCGTCATCGTGGCCGCGACCGCGAGCGTCACCCCGGCCGCGGTGCAGTGCACGACGGCACCCGCCTGCGCGCCGGTGACCTGCGCGATCGCTTCGCTGGCCCGATCGCCCAGCTCGTCCATCACGAAGAACTCAGGCAGCGCCTGTGCGACGGCCTGCGCCACTCCGTCGGAACTCCGCGACACCCCCAGTGGCGTGTAAGTCCCCTTGGCGTTGATCACCACACTCAATCGATAACGATCGTGGATGCTCATGGTGTAGCTGAGCGTAGTGGTCACGGACCGCAATTGGCGAGAGTCTGTCCGTACGAGTTCTTGACCCGAAGCTACTGGTGAGTCATCCTCACTTTTACCGACCTGAGGAGGGAACCGTGCTCCGCCCCGCACTTCGAACCCGCCTTCGGACCGCGCTCGCCGCGGTCGCCGTCACGGCCGTGCTCGCGGCCCTGCCCGCACCGACCCAGGCAGCTCCACAAGCCGTTGGTGCGACCCCCGATGACTATTGCCTAGGGCAATGTCGCGACATCCTCCCGCCGGGCCAGAACGGCAACGCCACCTTCACGGATCTCCTTGCTTTCAAGGCGTTGGGCGTCCGGCCGGCGCATTTCAGCGACAGCCTGAAGCCGTACCAGGACCTGGTCTGGAACTCGCAGGGCATCACCGACGACGGCCTCGCGCCGTACTTCGACGACTCCTCGTTCGGGGTGAAGCCGGACGACGTGGCAAGCACGGTCCAGCCGCGCAGCGACGTCACGATCGTCCGCGACAAGTCGCGCGGTATCCCGCACATCTTCGGCACCACGCGGCTCGGCACGATGTTCGGTGCCGGGTACGCCGGTGCTCAGGACCGGCTGTTCGTGATGGACGTGTTCCGTCACCTCGGGCGCGGTCAGCTGACCCCGTTCGCGGGCGGTGCCGCGGCGAACCGCGAGTTCGAGCAGGAGTTCTGGCGCACCGCGCCGTACACCGAAGCGGACCTGCAGCGGCAGTTCGACGACGCCGACGAGTTGTACGGCGCCGACGGCGTGAAGATGCAGCAGGACATCCAGGCCTGGGTCGACGGCGTCAACCACTACATCGACACGGTCGGCATCGCGTACCCGGGAGAGTACGTCGCACTCGGTTTGCAGTGGCCGACGCCGCACTGGAAGGTGACCGACGTGGTCGCCACCGCGGCCGTGGTCGCGGGCATCTTCGGTACCGGCGGCGGTTCCGAGGTCAACTCGGCGCTGGCGTTGCTCGAGGCGCAGGCGAAGTACGGCGCGGCCGAGGGCACCAAGGTGTGGGAGTCGTTCCGCTCGCAGAACGACCCCGAGGCCAGTACGACGGTGCACAACGGCACGACCTTCCCGTACGGGACCACCGGCCCGAACCCGGCCGGTCGCGCGATGCCGGACCGCGGCTCGGTCACCCCGGAGCCCGAGGTGATCGACCAGACCGCGAACGCGACGGCCGCCGCGAAGCCCGCGCCGACCGGTTCGCAAGCACTCAAGGGCATCTTCGACAAGGGTCTCTTCCCGGACGGATTCGGGAAGAAGGCGATGTCGAACGCGCTCCTGGTTTCCGGCGCGTACACGCAGTCCGGAAACCCGATCGCCGTCTACGGCCCGCAGACCGGGTACTTCGCTCCGCAGCTGCTGATGCGCCAGGAGCTGCAAGGTCCCGGCGTCAGTTCGCGGGGTATCGCCTTCGCGGGCCTGAACTTCTACACGCTGATCGGCCGCGGCCCGGACTATTCGTGGAGCGCGACGTCGGCCGGGCAGGACATCACCGACACGTTCGCCGTACCGCTGTGCGAGCCCGGTGGCGGAACGCCGACCAAGTCCTCGCAGTACTACGTCTTCCGCGGCCAGTGTGTACCGATCGAGCGGCTCGAGCGGCACAATGCCTGGTATTCCAGCCTCGGCTCGTCGGAGCCGGCCGGCTCGTACACGTTGGTTGCCTTGCGCACCAAGTACGGCATCGTCACGCATCGCGGGACGGTCGGCGGAAAACCTGTGCTGTTCACGAAGAACCGGTCGACGTACGGGAACGAGGCCGGTTCGGCGCTCGGGTTCATGCAGTTCAACGACCCGGACCGGATCCACTCGGCCGCCGATTTCCAACGGGCCGCGGCGAACATCGGGTACACGTTCAACTGGTTCTACACCGACAAGAACTCGATCGCGTACTTCAACTCCGGTGACAACCCGGTCCGCGCGGACGGCGCCGACCCGAACCTGCCGACCTGGAGCTCGTACGAGTGGAAGGGCTGGAACCCGGACACCAACCGCGCGACCTACACCCCGGCGGCCCAGCACCCGCAGGTCGTCAACCAGGACTACCTGACCAGCTGGAACAACAAGCAGGCACCTGGGTACTCGGCGTCCGACGGGCAGTGGGGGTACAACGCGGTCTACCGCAGCCAGCCGCTCGACGACCGGATCAAGGCGGTCATCAACAGCGGCCAGAAGTTCACCCGGGGCAAGCTGGTCGAGGCGATGGAGGACGCGGCCACCGTCGACCTCCGCGGCGACCAGGTGCTCCCGTACCTGCTGCGCGTCCTGAAGTCGGCGCCGATCGCGGACCCGGCCGTCGCGGACGCGGTCAACAAACTGACCACCTGGCAACAATCCGGCGCCCACCGCAAGACCCCCAACGCGTCGTCGCGCACCTACGACAGCGCGGACGCCATCCGCATCCTGGATGCCTGGTGGCCGCTCCTCATCCCGGCTGAGTTCAAGGACCTCGGACCAGACCTTTACAGCGCACTGACCGCCAACTTGAAGATCGACGAGCGCCCGAGCGCCCAGGGCTCGTCCTTCCAGAGTGGCTGGTGGGGCTTCGTCCAGCGAGACCTGCGGAAGGTGCTGGGTGATCCCGTGAAGGCGTCGCAACCGGTCACGTTCTGCGGCGGCGGCACCTTGGCGGGGTGTAGAGCGGTGCTGACAGACACCTTGTCGGCGGCAACGAAGGTGCCGGCAAGTACGACGTACCCGGCGACCGCGGACTGCGCCGCCGGAGACCAGTTCTGCGCCGACCAGATCGCGCACAGCCCGATGGGCGGCATCACCCAGGACCGGATCGCCTGGGTGAACCGGCCGACGTACCAGCAGGTGGTCGAGTTCCCGGC from Kribbella jejuensis includes these protein-coding regions:
- a CDS encoding aminotransferase class V-fold PLP-dependent enzyme, which encodes MSIHDRYRLSVVINAKGTYTPLGVSRSSDGVAQAVAQALPEFFVMDELGDRASEAIAQVTGAQAGAVVHCTAAGVTLAVAATMTGGDPRRTSALPDATDMHNRVVLPACHVVDYGHSNLQGIRLAGAQVDLAGDEDGCTIADLEAELDGPDVACLMLVSSRLTRGEPIDLAAAIKAAHRRGVPAIVDGAAQFPRIADLLATGADLVLVSGQKYLGSPTAGLAAGTWSLVQALRAQENGIGRVMKPTKEAIVGVLAALEEWQAFDRVKWQADEHAKVDAFVAAVSRMPGVSVEAVPDPTGLQVSRVLLKVDDAKRVATELEAGTPPIYVMTDRMSEGELMLELIPLDADEIATVLARLWAVLDG
- a CDS encoding penicillin acylase family protein; its protein translation is MLRPALRTRLRTALAAVAVTAVLAALPAPTQAAPQAVGATPDDYCLGQCRDILPPGQNGNATFTDLLAFKALGVRPAHFSDSLKPYQDLVWNSQGITDDGLAPYFDDSSFGVKPDDVASTVQPRSDVTIVRDKSRGIPHIFGTTRLGTMFGAGYAGAQDRLFVMDVFRHLGRGQLTPFAGGAAANREFEQEFWRTAPYTEADLQRQFDDADELYGADGVKMQQDIQAWVDGVNHYIDTVGIAYPGEYVALGLQWPTPHWKVTDVVATAAVVAGIFGTGGGSEVNSALALLEAQAKYGAAEGTKVWESFRSQNDPEASTTVHNGTTFPYGTTGPNPAGRAMPDRGSVTPEPEVIDQTANATAAAKPAPTGSQALKGIFDKGLFPDGFGKKAMSNALLVSGAYTQSGNPIAVYGPQTGYFAPQLLMRQELQGPGVSSRGIAFAGLNFYTLIGRGPDYSWSATSAGQDITDTFAVPLCEPGGGTPTKSSQYYVFRGQCVPIERLERHNAWYSSLGSSEPAGSYTLVALRTKYGIVTHRGTVGGKPVLFTKNRSTYGNEAGSALGFMQFNDPDRIHSAADFQRAAANIGYTFNWFYTDKNSIAYFNSGDNPVRADGADPNLPTWSSYEWKGWNPDTNRATYTPAAQHPQVVNQDYLTSWNNKQAPGYSASDGQWGYNAVYRSQPLDDRIKAVINSGQKFTRGKLVEAMEDAATVDLRGDQVLPYLLRVLKSAPIADPAVADAVNKLTTWQQSGAHRKTPNASSRTYDSADAIRILDAWWPLLIPAEFKDLGPDLYSALTANLKIDERPSAQGSSFQSGWWGFVQRDLRKVLGDPVKASQPVTFCGGGTLAGCRAVLTDTLSAATKVPASTTYPATADCAAGDQFCADQIAHSPMGGITQDRIAWVNRPTYQQVVEFPARRGDDISNLAAGKTATASSYEKGWYNSPPVQAVDGKLDTRWASDWSDPQWLKVDLGNEQTVGRVVLQWEAAYAKGYKIEVSRDGSTWQQVYATTAGNGGEGVVRFAAVPARYVRVTGTQRATSYGYSLYELQVFRW